A genomic segment from Mus musculus strain C57BL/6J chromosome 13, GRCm38.p6 C57BL/6J encodes:
- the Vmn1r197 gene encoding vomeronasal 1 receptor 197, producing the protein MVLDPVKGTVFLCLTGLGTVGNSLVFVSYMHMFQSTEQKPIHLILAHLTLTNIIMLLSKGMPKTIEAFNFGNYLNDTSCKAVVYLARVSRGLSICTSSLLTVVQAITMSPRHSMWQRLNLKTPQHTLFSLLCLWILNSLISMNLPYYIKNVSSLNITQFKKNGNYCYFLPESWITRWIFLTLMVLRDAVFQGAMGGASGYMVFLLHKHHQHVLYLQNSKLLYRTPPELRAAQSVLLLMLCFLFFYWADCFISLFFTFSIENHSTVLYVPEFLTLGYAVLSPFMLIHRDEHVIKCFHTQ; encoded by the coding sequence ATGGTTTTGGACCCTGTCAAGGGCACAGTCTTCCTCTGTCTCACTGGACTTGGCACCGTTGGGAACAGCTTAGTTTTTGTGAGTTATATGCACATGTTCCAAAGCACTGAGCAGAAACCTATACATCTCATTCTTGCTCACTTGACACTTACAAATATCATAATGCTTCTTTCAAAAGGGATGCCGAAGACAATAGAAGCATTTAATTTTGGAAACTACTTAAATGACACTAGTTGTAAAGCTGTTGTTTACTTGGCAAGAGTGTCCCGGGGCCTCTCCATCTGCACCAGTAGTCTCCTCACTGTGGTCCAGGCCATCACCATGAGTCCAAGACACTCAATGTGGCAGAGGCTCAACCTAAAGACCCCACAGCACACTCTTTTCTCGCTGCTCTGCTTGTGGATACTCAATTCCTTGATCAGCATGAACTTACCCTATTACATTAAAAATGTCAGTAGTCTGAACATAACACAGTTTAAGAAAAATGGCAATTATTGCTATTTTCTGCCTGAAAGCTGGATAACAAGATGGATTTTTCTCACCCTCATGGTGCTGAGAGATGCAGTGTTTCAGGGTGCCATGGGAGGGGCCAGTGGCTACATGGTATTTCTTCTCCACAAGCATCACCagcatgtcctctaccttcagaaCTCCAAACTTCTCTACAGAACTCCCCCTGAGCTGAGAGCTGCTCAGAGTGTCCTCCTTCTGatgctctgttttcttttcttttattgggcagattgttttatttctttattctttacttTCTCCATAGAGAATCATTCTACAGTACTATATGTTCCGGAGTTCCTAACCCTTGGTTATGCAGTTCTCAGCCCCTTCATGCTGATTCATAGAGATGAACATGTGATTAAATGTTTTCATACTCAGTAA